The following coding sequences lie in one Candidatus Eremiobacterota bacterium genomic window:
- a CDS encoding methyltransferase domain-containing protein, which produces MPKTQTWHWYVEEFAPTEQHHHAVDRVYYSGRSEFQEIAVLRSPVFGKMLVIDGDTQSSQADEAIYHEALVHPAMAGSADRREVLILGGGEGATLREVLRSPFVSRATMVDIDARVVELAREYLGEWAAGAFDDPRARVIVGDALEFMKEDDGRFGVIVSDLTEPLADSPSSPLFNDAVFKLIKSRLSDGGVYVLQASTGAVVNAALHCKMARTLRRHYEHVVSFVTYVPAFDTEWAFLACSDRVDLAALDTQSIERYCSELRGESFFYDAQTHRRLFALPLYLRRMLAAGGDTF; this is translated from the coding sequence ATGCCGAAAACGCAGACGTGGCACTGGTACGTTGAAGAGTTCGCGCCGACCGAGCAGCATCATCACGCGGTCGATCGGGTCTACTATTCGGGTCGCTCCGAATTTCAAGAAATTGCCGTTCTGCGCTCGCCCGTTTTTGGCAAGATGCTCGTCATCGACGGCGACACGCAGAGCTCGCAAGCCGACGAAGCCATTTACCACGAGGCACTCGTGCATCCGGCGATGGCCGGTTCGGCCGACCGGCGTGAGGTTTTGATTCTCGGCGGTGGCGAAGGCGCGACATTGCGGGAGGTCTTGCGCAGCCCCTTCGTTTCCCGCGCGACGATGGTTGACATCGATGCGAGAGTCGTGGAACTCGCGCGAGAGTACTTGGGCGAATGGGCCGCGGGCGCGTTCGACGATCCTCGCGCGCGCGTCATCGTCGGCGACGCGCTCGAGTTTATGAAGGAAGACGACGGCCGATTCGGCGTGATCGTCTCCGATCTTACCGAGCCGCTCGCGGATTCGCCGAGCAGTCCGCTCTTCAACGATGCGGTGTTCAAGCTCATCAAGTCGCGGCTAAGCGACGGCGGAGTCTACGTCCTTCAGGCGAGCACCGGAGCGGTCGTTAATGCGGCGTTGCATTGCAAGATGGCGCGCACGTTGCGCCGCCACTACGAACACGTTGTTTCGTTCGTAACCTACGTACCGGCTTTCGACACCGAATGGGCGTTTCTGGCCTGTAGCGACCGGGTCGACCTCGCCGCGCTCGACACGCAGTCGATCGAACGCTACTGCTCCGAGCTTCGGGGCGAAAGCTTTTTCTACGACGCGCAGACGCATCGCCGGCTCTTCGCGTTGCCGCTCTATTTACGGCGGATGCTCGCGGCCGGCGGGGATACGTTTTAA
- a CDS encoding PaaI family thioesterase gives MAIDYSRAPRAWEKEKSNFVALLDLRLEEVERGRAVMRMPFRPEITNGTGAVHGGAIVSLCDTVFYVALASIFGREQDTTTVALQCNFLAPAGPPHDLVAEAKVLRAGRRIVYGEVYVRSGEKIVAHATLNFLNTYPQEKPLKR, from the coding sequence ATGGCAATCGATTATTCGCGCGCACCCCGCGCGTGGGAGAAAGAGAAGAGCAACTTCGTCGCTCTGCTCGACTTGAGGCTCGAGGAGGTGGAGCGCGGCCGAGCGGTGATGCGCATGCCGTTCCGGCCGGAGATCACGAACGGAACTGGTGCCGTGCATGGCGGGGCGATCGTGAGCCTCTGCGACACGGTTTTTTACGTTGCGCTGGCCTCGATTTTTGGACGCGAACAGGACACGACGACCGTCGCCCTCCAATGCAATTTCTTAGCGCCCGCCGGTCCCCCCCACGATCTCGTTGCCGAAGCGAAAGTCTTGCGCGCCGGCCGCCGCATCGTCTATGGCGAAGTCTACGTCCGCAGCGGCGAGAAGATCGTTGCGCACGCCACACTCAACTTTCTCAATACCTATCCCCAAGAGAAGCCCCTGAAGCGATGA
- the gcvT gene encoding glycine cleavage system aminomethyltransferase GcvT, whose translation MKRTALHDDHVSAGARMVPFAEFEMPVQYAGILKEHDAVRHRAGLFDLSHMGQFWLTGEFVARWADRLTINAVGTMKPMQARYNIFCNEAGGTHDDTIFYRLEKGWLLVVNASNAEKIWKLLDEQLPSDGVEMENRHGRRALIAIQGPRSVEMLQPHVDVDLAALRYYFCAEGHVNGVPTVIARTGYTGEDGFELFVAGEDASEVWKALLRDHQSDGLEACGLGARDVLRLEAGMPLYGHELTEAITPVQAGLKWALKLEKPEFVGKEALREQLEFDRYSRIVGLIMHGRTPAREGYSVWFDGRVAGSIRSGSIAPSVGNKNIATALIAPEASSLGTRLEVEIRGSRHEATVVAMPFYKRSK comes from the coding sequence ATGAAGCGCACCGCGCTCCACGACGACCACGTGAGTGCCGGCGCGCGAATGGTTCCATTTGCGGAGTTCGAGATGCCGGTGCAATATGCCGGAATCCTCAAGGAGCACGACGCGGTGCGTCACCGCGCAGGTTTGTTCGATTTATCGCACATGGGCCAGTTCTGGCTGACCGGCGAATTCGTGGCGCGATGGGCGGATCGATTGACGATCAACGCAGTCGGCACGATGAAACCGATGCAGGCGCGATATAACATTTTTTGCAACGAAGCCGGTGGCACGCACGATGACACGATCTTCTATCGGCTCGAAAAGGGTTGGCTGCTGGTAGTCAACGCGTCGAATGCCGAAAAAATCTGGAAACTTCTCGACGAGCAGCTTCCGAGCGACGGTGTTGAAATGGAGAATCGGCACGGCCGCCGGGCGCTCATCGCGATTCAGGGGCCGCGTTCGGTCGAGATGCTCCAACCGCACGTCGACGTCGATCTCGCAGCGCTCCGGTACTACTTTTGCGCGGAGGGGCACGTCAACGGCGTCCCCACCGTGATCGCGCGAACAGGATACACCGGCGAAGATGGTTTCGAGCTCTTCGTCGCGGGCGAAGACGCCTCCGAAGTCTGGAAGGCGCTCTTGCGCGATCATCAAAGCGATGGTCTAGAAGCATGCGGCTTGGGCGCGCGCGACGTGTTGCGGCTCGAGGCCGGGATGCCGCTCTACGGACACGAGCTCACCGAAGCGATTACGCCGGTTCAGGCCGGCTTGAAATGGGCGCTCAAACTCGAAAAGCCCGAGTTCGTCGGGAAGGAAGCGCTTCGCGAACAACTCGAGTTCGACCGATACTCGAGGATCGTCGGTCTGATCATGCACGGCCGCACGCCCGCGCGGGAGGGGTATTCCGTTTGGTTCGACGGACGCGTGGCGGGCTCAATTCGGAGCGGATCGATCGCGCCGTCGGTTGGGAATAAGAACATCGCAACGGCGCTGATTGCACCCGAAGCCTCTTCGCTAGGCACGCGTCTCGAAGTCGAAATACGTGGGAGCCGCCACGAGGCAACCGTGGTCGCAATGCCGTTTTACAAGCGCTCTAAGTAA
- the gcvH gene encoding glycine cleavage system protein GcvH, protein MAQPADLLFSKEHEWVRLDGDVATIGVTDYAQNALGDIVYVELPRVGSTIAQFANVGVIESVKAVSDLFTPMSGEVVEVNLDLEGDPAAVNREPYGAGWLLKLRLSKPDEAQSLLSAAEYEKISAN, encoded by the coding sequence GTGGCGCAACCGGCGGATCTGCTCTTCAGCAAGGAACACGAGTGGGTTCGGCTCGACGGTGACGTGGCGACGATCGGCGTCACCGACTACGCACAGAACGCGCTCGGCGACATCGTCTACGTCGAGCTCCCGCGTGTCGGCTCGACAATAGCGCAGTTCGCGAACGTGGGCGTGATCGAGTCGGTCAAAGCAGTCTCGGATCTCTTCACTCCGATGTCCGGCGAAGTGGTCGAAGTCAATCTGGATCTGGAGGGCGATCCCGCCGCTGTTAATCGCGAACCCTACGGCGCGGGCTGGCTGCTCAAGCTTCGACTCTCGAAACCCGACGAAGCGCAGAGTCTCCTTTCCGCCGCGGAATACGAAAAAATCTCCGCCAACTAA
- the gcvPA gene encoding aminomethyl-transferring glycine dehydrogenase subunit GcvPA has protein sequence MYAPHTKRDIEQMLDTIGVESLDVLLRVPEPIALAAKLDVVPALPEYLIQRRFAQFAEKNAAVNYRSFLGAGSYRHYAPPAIAALAMRGEFLTAYTPYQAEVSQGYLQAIYEWQTYICLLTGMEIANASVYDGATALAEAAIMALNATGRHKLLVSRAIHPNYRAVLRTYCDGLDVAIEEVAFTDEGVTDDRALAAAVATGEFAAVALQSPNFFGNVDTPSSNAASTIDASGTIPIAVVAEALSLAALAPPRAWGAAIVAGEAQSFGIAQSYGGPYAGFIASTNDHLRRIPGRLVGKTVDNAERTAYVLTLQAREQHIRRERATSNICTNQAHCALIATIYLALMGKTGLRDAAALNLARSRELASAVANVRGVRLKHSAPFFNEFVADVGRPAGSVLAGLAERNILGGLDLGRFYPELSTCILMTATELTTSGDVNALASALEEVLNVPAHV, from the coding sequence ATGTATGCGCCGCACACTAAGCGCGATATCGAGCAAATGCTCGATACGATCGGCGTCGAATCGCTCGACGTTCTCTTACGCGTACCCGAGCCGATCGCACTCGCGGCGAAGCTCGACGTCGTACCGGCGCTGCCGGAGTATTTGATTCAGCGCCGCTTCGCACAGTTCGCGGAAAAGAACGCCGCGGTGAACTACCGGTCGTTCTTGGGCGCAGGCTCGTATCGCCATTACGCCCCCCCGGCCATCGCGGCGCTGGCGATGCGCGGAGAGTTTCTTACGGCGTACACCCCCTATCAAGCCGAAGTCTCCCAAGGCTATCTTCAAGCCATCTACGAGTGGCAGACATACATCTGTTTACTGACGGGAATGGAGATCGCGAACGCGTCGGTTTATGACGGCGCGACGGCTCTAGCCGAAGCGGCGATCATGGCGTTGAACGCAACAGGGCGGCACAAACTGCTCGTTTCACGGGCGATCCACCCGAACTACCGCGCGGTATTGCGCACGTACTGCGACGGACTCGACGTCGCCATCGAGGAGGTTGCGTTTACCGACGAAGGCGTGACCGACGATCGCGCACTTGCCGCGGCGGTCGCCACCGGAGAGTTCGCGGCAGTCGCGCTTCAATCGCCGAACTTTTTCGGCAACGTCGATACGCCTTCATCGAACGCAGCGAGCACAATCGATGCCAGCGGAACCATTCCGATTGCCGTCGTCGCCGAAGCTCTGTCGCTCGCAGCGCTTGCGCCGCCGCGTGCCTGGGGCGCCGCGATCGTGGCCGGTGAAGCGCAAAGTTTTGGGATTGCGCAGTCATACGGCGGCCCGTATGCCGGCTTCATTGCATCGACCAACGATCACTTGCGTCGTATTCCCGGCCGGTTGGTCGGCAAGACCGTCGACAACGCCGAGCGCACCGCCTACGTGCTCACCCTACAAGCGCGCGAGCAGCACATTCGCCGCGAACGCGCGACATCGAATATTTGCACGAATCAGGCGCATTGCGCGTTGATCGCGACGATCTATCTCGCGCTCATGGGAAAGACGGGACTTCGCGATGCTGCCGCACTCAATCTGGCGCGCTCGCGCGAACTTGCGAGCGCGGTGGCTAACGTGCGGGGCGTGCGCCTCAAGCATTCGGCACCATTCTTCAACGAGTTCGTCGCCGACGTAGGGCGACCAGCGGGCAGCGTGCTCGCAGGATTGGCCGAGCGAAACATTCTCGGCGGTTTGGATCTCGGGCGATTCTATCCCGAACTGAGCACGTGCATCTTGATGACTGCTACCGAGCTCACGACCAGCGGTGATGTCAATGCGCTCGCAAGTGCGCTCGAAGAGGTGCTCAATGTCCCAGCACACGTCTGA